The Camelina sativa cultivar DH55 unplaced genomic scaffold, Cs unpScaffold01647, whole genome shotgun sequence genome includes the window atttttaatatatcaaatcaaatgcTTTATGCATATTAACCGCGTTTCTTATATGTTTACCACCTTCTTTCTTTAGATAGATGCCATCTTCTCTTGCTCTCCAATCCCATACGCCTCCATGATCAGAATGACTAAAAAGTTTAAATGCTGTAAAGTTCTGATAGTGTCTGTAGTTAGGCCCTTGTCGCAAGGTACACATGAAACGAGTCGTACCCCAAAAGTTAGTGCCAAAATAGTTTTCAAACTGCTGTCCAATGGGTATTATTTTTGGACCTAGAACGTCATTTTTGGAATAACATCTCATCCAAAGGAGTTTTTTGAATTTAAGTTCGTTGGCAATCTTTATTCCGGAACCAGATACATGACCAAGCATGCAAAGGCTACACACAAATAGAAAGATTGAGAAGTTTTTcattattatgtatttttggattgtttttggAAGATCCGtagatcttttgttttatacatCTATGCCACTACTTTTCTGTTTTaaagctctctttttttggaatgaaatagcttttcttttctttttttcttgtctatAAATATAAGTTTGCTATTTAATAGTTGAGGTACTAATCATCGGAGACTATTCAATCTGTGGttgccaaaaataaatatttgaatttttaattaccAGAATAGCAAAGGTTATCCCATCGCGAGATTGTATTGCActtgtattttataaaattaattgacAAAGAAAGCTTGGTCTTGTAGGTATTGACTAGACTTCGACATCGGAATGGAGGAATCTGGCAAGAAGATTGGGACCGTTGTCAGGTGGTTGTGTTGTATGGTTTTTGAAAAAGCCAGCTGAATCCATCCAGAAAATTGTCGAGTTCCAGTTGAACATCTAACAGACCAACCATTGTCTATCATGTGTAACATGTGTTGGTTCATCGTTAAAATTAGTCGGATGactcttaattatatttaagtCAATTATCAATTATGGTTGGACAAGATTCTAGCTTATTCTAGACCCTGAATAGATGTTGCCCCAAGCAGCCAAAAACGTCAAATACGGCAAATAAAAAGATCgatgagaaacaaattaaaatatattgactTAGTAACCGTGTTCAAAGACCTTGACAAACGAAAACAAAGAATTTAGTAAATATGCAAGAAACAGACTATATGTATTTCAAGCTGCATTAAACttggaacatatatataagagcACACAAGTTAGAAATAGTGCTTGTATATTCAGATTTCTTTGAAGTATCCATCCTCCCTAAAGatgtataaattatatatgttttctattaAATCCACTTTGTCTTTATCAAAAACCACAACGATTTGCTTCTTATCTCAATGAAGAAAATCTCGTAGTTGTAATGGGAAACTGAAACCAATTGAGTG containing:
- the LOC104774144 gene encoding pumilio homolog 15-like; protein product: MKNFSIFLFVCSLCMLGHVSGSGIKIANELKFKKLLWMRCYSKNDVLGPKIIPIGQQFENYFGTNFWGTTRFMCTLRQGPNYRHYQNFTAFKLFSHSDHGGVWDWRAREDGIYLKKEGGKHIRNAVNMHKAFDLIY